The genomic segment TTCGTCCGCAGCACACTGGTGGACTGTGACCCACTGATGCGGTCGCTCGGCCGCCCGAACCGCGAGCAGGTCGTGACGACCCGACCCGAGCAACTGAGTACGTTGCAAGCGCTCGATCTGGCCAACGGCCAGATTCTGACCTACACGCTCGACCGCGGCGCGACGAACATCCTGACCGCCAATCCGAAGGCGACGCCCGATGAACTGGTCGAGTGGGTCTTCGTGCGGGCGCTGTCCCGCAAACCCCAGGCCGCCGAGCGGAGCGCCGCGAAGTCGCTCCTCGGTGCCAAGCCGACCACCGAGAGCGTGGCCGACCTGCTCTGGGCCGTTGTGATGCTGCCCGAATTCCAGCACGTTCGCTAACGGGCGGTGCCGGGGCCTCTCGTCCCGGCGTCACCCGCATTCGCATGGGAGGATGTCGAAATGACCACGCGCGACCTGTCCCGCCGCGAGTACCTCCGGGCGATGACCGCGGCCGGGCTTGCCACCATCGCGGGCGGTGAGCCGCGGCTGCGCGCGTCGGAGCAGGTGCAGCACCCGAAGCCGACGGCCGATACCGTCATCCTCCTCTGGATGGCCGGCGGAATGGGCGCGCCGGACACGTTCGACCCGAAGCGCTACACGAAGTTCGAGGTCGGGGTGCCGGTGGACAAGATCCTGTCCACGTTCCCGGTCATCGACACCGTGGTGGACAACATCAAGTTCACGGAGGGGCTGGAGCACATCGCGAAGGTGATCGACCGCGGCACGCTGATCCGCTCCCACGTCGTCGCCGACCTGGGCAACATCCTCCATTCGCGGCACCAGTACCACTGGCACACCGGGTACGTCCCGCCGCAGACGGTGGCGTGCCCGCACATCGGCGCGTGGATGGCGCGCGTCCTCGGCCCGCGTAACCCCGCCATCCCGGCGTTCATCAACATCGGCCAGCGGCTCGAGGGGCACGGCGAATCGGAGGAGTTGAAGGCGTTCACCACGGGCGGCTTCTTCGGCACCGAGTACGGGCCGTTCAACCTGCCGTTCCCGAACGACGCGGTCGAGGCCGTGAAACCGCCCAAGGGGATGACGCCCGAGCGCTTCGCCGCCCGGCACGCGAAGTACAAGGACCTGCTGAAGGCCAGTCCCGTCGGCGAGCTGGCGAGCGACTACCACCACGACTCGATGCTGAAGTCCGTCGAGAACGCGCACCGCCTCCTCACGAGCAAGGAGCGCGACGCGTTCGACATCACCAAGGAGCCGAAGGCGAGTTACGACGAGTACAACACGGGCCGGTTCGGGCTGGGGTGCCTGCTGGCGCGGCGGCTGGCCGAGTCCGGGGCGCGGTTCATCGAGGTGACAACCGAGTACGTGCCGTTCCTCCACTGGGACACGCACGAGAACGGCCACGCCACCTACACCCGCATGAAAAAGGAGATCGACCGACCGATCGCGCAGCTCGTCCTCGATCTGGAGCAGCGCGGGATGCTCGACCGCACGCTCGTCGTGCTGGCGAGCGAGTTCAGCCGGGACATGATGATCGAGGGCGTTCCGGGCAGCAAAGCGCAGGACCAGTCGCTCGCCCGGGCGGACAAGCTCGGGGAACCGAAGCACTACGGGCTGCACCGGCACTTCACCGGTTCGGGGTCGGTGCTGATGTTCGGCGGCGGCATCAAGAAGGGCGCCCTGTACGGCGAGACCGCGGCCGAGCGCCCGCTCGTCACCACAAAGAACCCGGTGAGCATCCGCGACCTGCACGCGACCATCTTCCACGCAATGGGCGTCTCGCCCAAGACCGCGTTCGACGTGGAGAAGCGCCCCTTCTACGCCACAGAGGATGGCAAGGGCGTGCCGGTGAGAGAGCTGTTCGCGAAGGAAAAGTGACCGGGGTCACACTTCACCGGTGTGACCGAGACGAACCGGCCACGGGGCGCGAATTGGGTCTCATCCTCAAGCACCGCCGCGCCGAGGGGCTTGGTGGTGCCCTGGGTCCGCCGGCCCGAAACGGGCGCAGCAGAGAAGAGGAGCCGACGCTGTCGCTACTTGCCTTTCACCCGGGTGAACGCCACTTTGGTACCATCCCCTTCGGTCATCACCAACTCGGTGTCAGTGAGTTTGGAGACCGAGGACGTTTCCTGCGCTCTTTACCGTCTTCCTTGAGGACCATTGCAATTTTGGCCCCTTCGACCTTGTAGGTGCCCTCCACTTTGAGCGTCTCGTCCTTGAACGTCAGGGCCATCGTCACCTTGCCGTCCTTGGTGAATTCCACCACGGCACGCGACTTGTCCTTATCTTCGTGCAGCCACTTGCCGACCAACTTCTGGGCGTCGATCTTCTCGTCCTTCTTGTCGTCAGCCGAAAGAGCACAGCACACCAGCAGGCCCAGTGAGCAACTCAGGACCACTCGCATTCCATCACCTCTCAGCGTCGTTTAGAAGATCGGACGGTCCGGTCAGAGCCAGTCTTTTCTTATGCCCGCTCCCGCTCGGTGTCCCCGGCGCCCGTTTCTGCGCCCGTACGGGGCTCACGAGCGTGGCCCTCGGCTGCGAGTACCGCGCGGGCTTCCGGACGCGGGGCCGCTGGGGCTGATGCCCCAGTAAGCCGCTGGCGCGCGCGTTCTCGCAGAGGTTCGGGTTGGAGCCGCGCTGTCCGAGGCCTCTAACGAGGACCGGCAGTTCGGCGAACTAAGGCATGCGCGGAGAAATCATG from the Frigoriglobus tundricola genome contains:
- a CDS encoding DUF1501 domain-containing protein, with product MTTRDLSRREYLRAMTAAGLATIAGGEPRLRASEQVQHPKPTADTVILLWMAGGMGAPDTFDPKRYTKFEVGVPVDKILSTFPVIDTVVDNIKFTEGLEHIAKVIDRGTLIRSHVVADLGNILHSRHQYHWHTGYVPPQTVACPHIGAWMARVLGPRNPAIPAFINIGQRLEGHGESEELKAFTTGGFFGTEYGPFNLPFPNDAVEAVKPPKGMTPERFAARHAKYKDLLKASPVGELASDYHHDSMLKSVENAHRLLTSKERDAFDITKEPKASYDEYNTGRFGLGCLLARRLAESGARFIEVTTEYVPFLHWDTHENGHATYTRMKKEIDRPIAQLVLDLEQRGMLDRTLVVLASEFSRDMMIEGVPGSKAQDQSLARADKLGEPKHYGLHRHFTGSGSVLMFGGGIKKGALYGETAAERPLVTTKNPVSIRDLHATIFHAMGVSPKTAFDVEKRPFYATEDGKGVPVRELFAKEK
- a CDS encoding TIGR03066 family protein; the encoded protein is MRVVLSCSLGLLVCCALSADDKKDEKIDAQKLVGKWLHEDKDKSRAVVEFTKDGKVTMALTFKDETLKVEGTYKVEGAKIAMVLKEDGKERRKRPRSPNSLTPSW